The nucleotide sequence ATCCAAATGGCCATCTGGAAAAATAAGCACTTTCTAGCCCAATCTTCAAGGGTCCAAAGCACCCAGAAAGGAGGTTACATAAGGGAGGGGGCAGATTCCTCCCCTGGAAAATGTCTCAGCTTGAATAAGAATCCCACTTGTCTCCTAGGAGACAATGGATTGGCTGTCAGAATTGTCAAAATTCAAATTCTGTCCCCATCCCCCTCTCCCAGCAGGAAATGATGTCCTCTTGCCTGAACTGCTGCAgtgccttctttctctctttcacagcCTTCCTGTTTTCACCTTATCACAATTTCTATCTTCCTCTCTTCAAAGGGCAGGCAGCAGGTTGCATCCACCTCGGCTGCCTCCATGGTGCCCTATGCACGACTAGGGACCTAGCAGATGCTCAGGGAATGTctgatgagtgaatgaacaggCAAGCTGTCAGAGGGTCTTGTtgggagcccacacaccacaaggcATGAGGGAGAAGGGAGGTCCCGCCAagacccaacacacacaccaacCAAGCGCCCGTGGGTTTTCTCTAGGACGGCAACTCAAGCATCCATGGGTTGAAATTGTGAGTTTGTTGTGACAGATGGAGAAGAAACAAAGGCAGGCTCCTGGGCTACACTGATCCTCCCACCTCTTGACACATCATACTCAACTTCCCCAGTCTCCCAAGAGTCATAGGACAAGAACCCTGAGAAAGGGATGCACCTGAGGCAGAGGCCCGGGACAGCCAACCTGGAACCCCTAAGCCCTGCCCTTCCAGGAAAAGTCAGACCCAGGCACTTGCCTATCTAGagttctgttatttttcttttttaaaaaatcacagtaaTGTATAGGATTATTgttgattttaaatgaattaaaaaataaattttcagctTCTCAATTTTAAATCCTAAtgtgataaatattaataaatataaccCCCATAAGCAAAAGGTTTTTGCaatcttcaattatttttaagagcatggggtgggagggaggttcaaaagggcaAGGACTTTATGtatattcatggttgattcacattgttgtatgtgAATACATACATTCATGAATacaaatattcatggttgattcacattgctgtatggcagaagccaatacaacgttgtaaagcaattcagttcagttcagtcactcagtcgtgttcgactcttcgtGACTTCATGAACTAaaacaactatcctccaattaaaaataaatttttaaaaaaatgcttcaaaaaaaaaagagcataaaaTGGTCTGGAGACCAAaaagcatgagaaatgctgatctAGAGCAGTTTTATAAGTTTTATCAAAACATAGCCAGGCACATTTGTTTATAGGCAAACGGCTGCTTTTATGCTACAACTATACACATTTGTGTAGTAGAAAAAGAACTAGCTCCAAAAAGACAAACAGGTAAAGGACAAGTCTCAGTactcctctgagcctcaattccttcatctgtaaaatgggagtaataaatAGTCTAAGCAAGGGGCGAGGATTACACGCAATGACAGGGTGAAGGAGCCTGGAGAAGTAACCACCACTCAGCCCTGTGACAGGCTGCTGGATGTGACGTGGCTCTCCCTGGGAACCAGTGGTATCGCACTTTGGTAATCACAGAGCCAAGGCTGGACcatcccccttcctccctccctcctccgtgTCCCCCTCAtctcacctccaccagcttcaCTACGTTGGGGTGGTCCAGCTTCTTGAGGATGGCAATTTCCTGGTACACCTGCTCAATTGGGCCCCTGGGCGGGATGCAGCCCCCGGGGGCTGGTCGGGTACCTCGGGGAGGGGGGCGACCTGGAGGAAACATGaaccatccctgagtcaggacaaAGAGACTCCTCTGCAGAGGGGGACTGTAGGCAGGAcaattttggggtggggggggtcagTCTCAGAAAGACTGGAGTGGCTGATGCCACCAGGGGCTTTAATCAGCCTTCTTTTCATCTGTCTTCTCTGATGCTGGAAACTAATGAGGCTGGAGACCCAGTTCCCTTGCCCAGCCTTCAGTTaattcttctcttcctgtcccatGCTCCAGGTCACAGTGAGCATCAAAAGTTCACTGAGGTACAAGGAAAAGAAGTCTGGGGCCTAGTGGAGGAATCTCAACATTCCCTCTCTGGGGCTCGGTATTCCCACTCCATAAGAGGAACAAAAATATTATCCCTTGCCTCCACAACTCACATGGAAATAGAGGAGATAAAAAAAGTCagggataggaaaagaagtaagaactgatgagagggaaaaaaagaacttgCTTGGCCCAGTAGTGACTGATAGTCAGAAGGTCACAATGATGGAAAGGTCCACAGTGAAAACACTTACACTGCATATTACAtgtgagtgaaaagtgaaagtgaaagttgctcagttgtccagctctttgcaaccccatgaactatagagtccatggaattctccaggccagaatactagaatgggtaacctttcccttcttcaggggatcttcccaaccaagggatcgaacccaggtctcccacattgcaggtggatcctttaccagctgagttaccagggaagccctattacatGTAAGTAAGGCTCTAAATGTGACTAACAGAACCGAATGTAGATGTGTCAGCCTTGAAAAGTAAAAGCCGAGGTACAGGTATCAGAAATGGGATGTGGACCAAGGAAAGGCAAGTTCAAAGGAAAGAAACCTGCTGGAACAAGAAGGAAAGTGACAATGGGACTGACAACAAGGGAGCTGAACATCCTGGCATCACCTCATTGCCCAATtgggaagagagaggagaaaggactGGTTTAAGCTGTCCTCAGAGGAAGTCAGAAGTAAATGTCAGAAATTAATAAATCAAATCAAGAAATAATGACATAAGGATATTATCTGGCTCAGAGTTCAGGTAAAGCAGGATCAGGGTCCTGGTAGTGacagggtggggttgggggattTACATTTATCTACTTTCTCTTTTTGGCTCAAGCAGACATTTTGCTCAGCTCCACTGGCAGGGAGCTTATGCTGGAGCCGCCTCTGATATGCTCACCTAAACCCGATCACATGCAGCAATTACCAGCTCCTAAAAGAGCTAAAAGTGGTGGGTGGGGTGCCTATAGAGAGAGGGAGGAATACAGCAAGAAATTTGTGACCTCTATTATACATCCTTCTGTTCTTTTGCATGTTGTAGATATAACTGAAACACCTTATggtaattaaattttataaattcagcattttaaaatgtgtaatacaatgctttttagtatgttcacaAGGttctgcaaccatcaccactaagtCCTGAACATTTTCAAcggcttcccccccccccaaaaaacaaacaaacccatatcTATCATCAGTCATACCCAACTCCCTCTTAACCCCAGGTTCTAGAAATCactcatctgctttctgtctctggatttacctattctggacatttcatgtaagtggaatcatacaatatatggccttttgtgtctggcttctttcatttagtatgtTTTCAAAGTTATCTGTGttgaggtatatatatatatatatatatcaatttcaTCCCTTTTATGGCTAATACTCCATTGGCTAGACAGACCACCTTTTGTTTACTCATTCATCCGCTGACAGACATTTGGGATTGCTTCTACATTTTGGCTAGTTTGAATCATGCTGCTATGAGCCTTCATGTATGAGCTGGTGTGATTgagtgttttcagttctcttgggtatatatgcccaagagtagcattgttgggtcatatggtaatagtacgtttaactttctgaggaaccGCCAGACTGTTTTCCTCTAACGGATTTGTTTTTACTTGAAACCTATATTCCTTTCATAAATGTTTttacaagaaaatgaattttaaaaaacctcatCCGGAGGCCCAGCACTGTCTTTGGGGAATCCACCCAGGGCACACTCTGCAGAGGACACTATTCAGTGACTCTTCCCTGTCTTGCCCCAGCCTCTGCCCCTAAAAACAAAGGCCCTGGCCCGACAAACTCACGTGGAAAGCCCGCCTGTCGGATCAGTTTCTTTTTGGACAGCACCTTCATTGCCTGTGGGAGAAAAGACCCCACATCATGATTAAAATGGagaggaggatggagggagagtTCCTTCCACTCCTGAGCCTGCTCAAGCTCTCGGCGCATCAGCAGCCTTGGGACCATGTAGTGAGCACCTTGCCACTGGAATGGGTCAACTCCACGGGTTATGTGGAGGCTGGACTCTCGGGGTCTCTCTAGCCTAGTACTTCTAAGGTTCCAGATCAGCTCTCCCAGCTGGGAGACCACAAGCCCTGGGATTGGAATCAAGACATGAGTGAGCTGGCGTGATGGGCAAGGAATATTTCATATGTGGAGAAACTGATGTTCAGCATTTAGGtcattgcccaaggccacacaactGGCACATGGGAGAGTCAGGATATGAACCACACTGGACTGATTCCAAAGCCTCAGAAACAAGGGCAATTTATCTCATGACCACTTAGTTCTTGGTGCTATGGAGGATGTAGAAAGGGCAGCCCAGAGAAAGGATATGAGATATTTGCTGAATTTATTCACTCAATCTTCCTGAGCCAATCACTTCACCTCCCCACTTCCCCACTTCCTTCCTAATGCACAAAATAAACATGACCTAAGAATAGAATAAGACAACAGCTAAGAAAACCTTCCAGAAAACCAAGTTCTGGATAGGAGGCCTTTTCTTTGGACAAGGAGGAGGGTCGGGAGGAGGATGTGGATACTCACGTAGTAGGTATTGTCATTTTCATTGTAGGCCAACTTGACCACACCATACGAGCCCTGGAAAAAGGGAGAGGCCCATGACACAGTATCTAGAAATTATGATCCACAAAATAAGGACCCTAATACAGAGGTGACAAACTGGTAGCCTACTGGCAAAATCTGCCCTGTATTGTGTTGGAACTCTGGTTTTTAGAATGTTTGAATTAATGGCCAGCATTTAAAACAGTTCAGATATAAAAATCCAGACTGTGATGTGAATATGGAATCATAATCATTTCCATGTGTTAACAGTTTGCCACAGTCCTCACCACTCCCTATTGTATTATACTTAGCATGTTTTTTTCACTTATATTACCTCACTTGCTCTCTACTGGCATTTGAGTTTTTGAATTTTGATACTGTCCATTGCTACAGTCCACTGATACTGTTCACTTGATACTTTTGCTGTTGatgtaaaagcaaaaacagataTGAGAATaccttaagaaggaaaaaaaacccaacaccAATGCTGGTGATACAGAATTACTCTGGAAGCTTTGTGAGCTTTTGTAGAAACACAGTctgatgtaaaaaataaaacaaaataaagcaaaaacagacGAACGGTTAATAGCGAAACCCTCCCCCTCCCAGCCTATTCTCCAGGGATTCCTCGCTCACTCCCAGTTCTAGAGGGGCAGAGCCACAGCATCCAAGACATCCTTGGTAGGTATGGAAAACCAGCCTGTCTCCTGGGATAGTTACCTTTCCAATCTCATCCTTCAGTGTGTACTGATTCAGCTGTACACAGTCCTGGAAAGTAAGTAGAAACACACAGAATATGAATTGTAAATTTGTAGCaagatacatttttcaaaaacaaatgcCTTAACCAGAATCCAAGTCAAAAAAGGGAACATTCCTAGCTCCCCAGAAGCATCTCCCATATGCTGGCCCCTGTCCAGGGTGACCATTATCCTGACTTCTAGCACcacagttgtttttgttttggccatgccacgaagcacgtgggagcttagttccccaaccagggattgaacttgtgcccgcTGGAagtgtggagccttaaccactggacctccagagaagtctCTACCAGCACAGTTTTTTACATTATGAGAGTGTAATCATATAGTACGTACTCTTTGAATACCCATTTTAAAGGTTCTTCccactttttaaaagttcattttatttacttattttttaaaagttaaggtaAAATTAAACAATAATCCATAACTGTGctattctgtaaaaaaaaaaaaaaatgcaaagtgaTACAAGAGGAGAAAATCTGAATGGTGTTAGGGCAGAGAAAGGTTTCTTAACAGTTTCTGAAAGGGTCTCTTTTGTACAAAAAGtgcaaaatataaaaggaaacaaatgataaATTGGATTTCAATCAAAATTAAGACTTTTGCTCTTTGAAACACTACTAAGAAAACaaaaggcaagccacagactgagagaaatgaattggaatatatatattcaaaggacTGGtaatcagaatatataaagaactcctataactcatcagttaaaaaaaaaaaaggctaaagatttgatatttctctaaagaagatacacaaatgatcaataagcacatgagaagatgctcagcatcattactcatcggggaaatgcaaattaaaaccacagtcacCAAACTGGCTAAAGTGAAACAGACTAACCAAACCAAGTATTGTTAGAATGTAGGGCAAATGAAACTTTCAGAGGCTGGTGGTGGGAATTTAAAAGGTACAgcctctttggaaaacagtttggcaaaaCTTCTCAACAGGCATTTCCCATATGACCCAGGTGCTtactcaaaagaaaggaaaacccgTGTCTATGTAGAGACGGGTATACAAATGTTCACAACAGGTTTATTTGTAGTAATCAAAAACTGGAAACCATCCAGATGTCTatcaacaggtaaatggataagCCATGGTATATCCGTACAGTCCAATACTATTtagcaataaaaggaatgaactactggtATGTGCAAAAACATGGATAAATCACGAAAATCACTATGCCATGAAAGaagctaagcaaaaaaaaaaaaaaagagtacatactaaatgattccacatatataaaaTTCCAGAACTTGAAAGCTAATCTATAATGATCAAAAGCAAGTCAGCGGGTACCTGGGaaaggggaagtgggggagggatgtATTGCTGAGTGTGCTGGAAAGGTCTGGGATCTTGATAGGGGTGATGGTTTTacagatgtatacatatatcagaaCTGACCATACTGCACATCTGAAATATGTGCAGTTTATCTCacttcaattatacctcagtagaGTTAGGGGGAAAATGTTACATGACATAGGAAACTGGGAAGAGAAACATGATAGATAGCAAAACATCAACTGTTGCAGAGAAGCCCAACTTTCCCTTGAACCCCCTCCCAAGCCCCAATTCTAGCCCTCTCCCCAAACCTTGATATCAGTTTGATGTATAAACTTCCAGGTCTTTTTCTGTGTACATGCACGCATACATGCACCTGCAGAAAATACAGAGTACTGTTTTGGGATGGGGTTAGGGGAGGCCTAAACAGTGTCACGCTAAATCAGCTCTCAACTTCCTTTAACTGGAGGTAGTTCCACGTCAGACCTGTATCTTTGACCTGGCCAGGTCAGGCCCACAGAGCTCTCCCCTAACTGGTGGGCTTTTTAGTCTGTTTCATGTTTCTCTCCAGTAATGTTTCACTCCCCCGAGTACTGAAGGGATGTGACAGGCAGAGGTGGGGCCCTGCAGAGCTGTCTTAGGGGGTCTACTGCCTTTGAATCCAACCCCCACATACTGCTGAATTCATCTTCAAGAATCCACTCTGACCACATCAGCCCAGCTCTCTGTTGCTTCCAGGGTCAAGTCCTGACTTCATGGTCTGGCCTTCAGACCCTCGAAAGCTCTGACCTTGCAGAGATACCTAGTTGCCCACCAAATACCAGTCTCTCCATTTTTCCTTATAACTGGAACACTGGGTGGCAACATCCCAGGCTGAAAAACTACATTTTCCAGCCTGTCTTACACCTAAGGTGGCCATGTCACtatgttctggctattgtgagACAGGCAGAAATTGCTGGGTAGAGTTTCCAAGAAAGAGGACTGACTCAGGAGGCAGACAGCTTATGCCTTTCTTCCCTGTtcattcttcttgcctggaatggAGCTGTGAAGGCTTGAGCCACAGCAGCTATCTTGACACCATGAGGTTTTAAGGCCCAAAGCAACAACAGAATCATCTTACCAATACCCAGTGCCTAGCCCTAAGCATTTATTTTACATGATAAATAAGCCTTATTGTGTTAAAGCCACAATTTGTTTCTCTAAGCAGATACAAACTGAAATTCTCCCTCCAGCCTTGTTGCCACAGTGTTCCCCTTTGGGTTCCCACACTCTCACTAACTGAACTCCCAACCTATCCTGAATTCCTTGGAAAAGAAACATGTTGGTGTACATAGCTGGTACTTAGCTGGATTATGGTAATCatacttttaaaactaaaatattagAGGAATGAGACTACCTCTGTCACCTAGGTGGCCTGTGGCCAGTGAATAAACTAGGAAATGACACAAACAATAACAATTTAAGAATGGCCTTCTCGCTTGGTGTCTTTGCTCATGCTGTGCTCACTCCCCTGCAGTGAACTCTGTGTGCACCCATCTCCAACTGAGAAAATTCTACCTAGCCCTCAGAAGGCAGTTAAATATCAGCTCCTTTAGAATGTCATTCCGGATTTCCAGCCTTCTCccagttaaatttattccttccttaaacaaatatttttgagccACCATGCACCAGGTACCATGTCAGGTGCTAGGGACCCTGTGGTGAACAAGACTGTTCCTAACATCCTAGCTGGGGGCGGCAGGGGGACAGGCAATAaacaacagacacacagatcatcAGATGGTGACGAGTGCTATGAAGGACAGTCAACAGGACAGAGAGGGGCTGAAGGCTGCTTAGAGGGGGTGTCTGAGAGGCCTTTCCAAGGAGGTGACATCTGAGTTGAGATTTGGAAGCCAGATGGAGATGGCCTTGAAGAGATTTGCAGGAGGGAGAGGTTTCAATCAGAGGGCACAAGAAGGTAAAAGCCTAAGGGAGCGAATGAGCTTGGACATCTGAGGAAGACAAAGAAGTGGGTAAGGTTGGAGCCCTGAGTTGGCAGTACAAAGGTAGGAgttggggcaggaggtggggtagGGGTGGATCAGGCCCTGTGAACCAGCTGGGGATCTGAGTTTCAACCTACCTCTCAGAAGTTTATGGTAAAAATCATGGGAGAAGGGCACTTACAGTGCTGGGGACTCTCACTGACCCGTCAGCCCCATTTCAGAGTCCCTGGCACAACTTCTAACTGCCATCATGAGGGTCTCTTTGCTAGAGGCTCTCTCTGGCCGGGAGATGCTCTGTCCAGGGACTGCCAGCAGCTGGTGTAAAAGGCCCAGCTCCCTCGCCCTCAAGTGGAATAACCCTGGGGCTCCTGTCCTACACTGTCCCACAGGGCTGCCCGCCCGGGGGGGGGGCAGTTGTCCACAGTGGTAACTGGCTCCATCATGTATGTTTTATTGACATCTCTCTGGGTTTCCTAGGGTAGCCTTTCCAATCAACTGGTTGCACCGGGATCCTTCTGGGGGACCCCAGCCCAAGGCAGAGACATTCCGGGTGCAGGGTTGGGCTCCAGGGGCCGCCGCTCACGCACCTGCATCCCAGTGATGGAGACGTGGTGTGACTCCACCGTGGGGCGCCGGGGCAGCCGCGGCGAGGACTGCGGGGAGCCCACCGGCGAGTGGGGCAGTGCGGGGCAAACGCAGCGCCCATTGGCATCCAGCAGGGACCGCTCCTGCAGAGAGAGCTTGCGACTGGAGAGGTGGGGCCGGGCCTGAGACCCAGAGGCGTCAAGGGTGATCTCTCCGCTATGGGCCTGCAGGGGCCCGTCCCGGGGCaggccgtggtccccggagcaGGCGGGCTCACATTCGGTGACCACGATGAAGGACTCCATGCCCAGGCGGATGCTCAGGGAGGAGAGGCCCCGCAGGGCCTCACAGGGCTTCTGAccttcgctgctgctgctgccgcccccgccccccagctcATCCTGGGGGGCGGCCCGGTCGCTGCTGGGCTGGCTAGAGACGCATGATGACATGGTGCATGTGCGGACCTCCTGCGACACAGACGCGCCCGGGCACTCCCATCCGGCAGCAGCGCCACCTGCAGGGAGAGGAAGGGTCAGCAGCCCCCACCCTGGGCGGCAGGGCCAGCCACCAGGGGTCTCTCCTGCCGGCCCAGGCCATACCTCATTCCTGCTTTGAGTTGACATCcttaaaaaaaagcttaaaaaactgTGTGGTCATATATCTTTTGAGTCTATATAGAAGAGCTTGGGCCACT is from Muntiacus reevesi chromosome 13, mMunRee1.1, whole genome shotgun sequence and encodes:
- the CAMKK2 gene encoding calcium/calmodulin-dependent protein kinase kinase 2 isoform X4 produces the protein MSSCVSSQPSSDRAAPQDELGGGGGSSSSEGQKPCEALRGLSSLSIRLGMESFIVVTECEPACSGDHGLPRDGPLQAHSGEITLDASGSQARPHLSSRKLSLQERSLLDANGRCVCPALPHSPVGSPQSSPRLPRRPTVESHHVSITGMQDCVQLNQYTLKDEIGKGSYGVVKLAYNENDNTYYAMKVLSKKKLIRQAGFPRRPPPRGTRPAPGGCIPPRGPIEQVYQEIAILKKLDHPNVVKLVEVLDDPNEDHLYMVFELVNQGPVMEVPTLKPLSEDQARFYFQDLIKGIEYLHYQKIIHRDIKPSNLLVGEDGHIKIADFGVSNEFKGSDALLSNTVGTPAFMAPESLSETRKIFSGKALDVWAMGVTLYCFVFGQCPFMDERIMCLHSKIKSQALEFPDQPDIAEDLKDLITRMLDKNPESRIVVPEIKILVKTMIRKRSFGNPFEGSRREERSLSAPGNLLRKQGSEDSLQGSDPAPVGEEEVLS